In Flavobacterium gelatinilyticum, a genomic segment contains:
- the pelA gene encoding pectate lyase: MFNKKSKNALLFVFYVSSFSFFQVNAQTKDEKTAITTKVFSDATNHWYHIKDKTNIVNPVENQPQYAETDYAKIADNILLFQRSNGGWPKNYDMKAILTPKQIDTVIKTKPILHTTFDNETTYTHIDYLAKVYALTKEPKYKEGALKGIDFVMEAQYKNGGWPQYYPLEKGYSRHITFNDGAYMGIMNLLKKIVTNDPDYDFIDQKTRDKVISAYQKGLDCILKMQIVDNGKLTAWCQQHDEITLLPAWARKFEPPSICNAESVDIVLFLMAVDKPDQKIINSVQSAVKWFQDSKIYNTRVESFKAPEMDSKYKKITNDVRVVTDTTAPPIWTRYYELKTHRPLFSDRNSEILYSLAEVSRERRSGYAWYTDRPEKALKKYPAWQKKWAPDVNVLKE; the protein is encoded by the coding sequence ATGTTCAACAAAAAGTCTAAAAACGCTCTATTATTTGTTTTCTATGTTTCTTCATTTTCTTTTTTTCAGGTAAATGCACAAACCAAAGATGAAAAAACGGCTATCACTACAAAAGTATTTTCAGACGCTACGAATCATTGGTACCATATTAAAGACAAAACGAATATTGTAAACCCAGTCGAAAATCAGCCTCAGTATGCTGAAACTGATTACGCAAAAATTGCTGATAATATTTTGCTTTTTCAGCGCAGCAATGGCGGATGGCCAAAGAATTATGACATGAAAGCAATTCTGACGCCAAAACAGATTGATACAGTTATAAAAACAAAACCAATTCTGCATACGACTTTTGATAATGAAACAACGTATACACATATCGATTATCTGGCAAAGGTGTATGCTTTAACAAAAGAACCAAAATATAAAGAAGGAGCGCTAAAAGGAATTGATTTTGTTATGGAAGCACAATATAAAAACGGCGGATGGCCTCAGTATTATCCGCTTGAAAAAGGATACAGCCGGCATATCACCTTCAACGATGGGGCTTATATGGGTATTATGAATTTGTTGAAGAAAATCGTAACTAATGATCCGGATTACGATTTTATAGACCAAAAAACAAGAGATAAAGTAATCTCTGCATACCAAAAAGGGTTAGACTGTATTTTAAAAATGCAGATTGTCGATAACGGAAAACTGACTGCATGGTGCCAGCAGCATGATGAAATTACGTTATTACCGGCCTGGGCGCGTAAATTTGAACCGCCAAGCATCTGTAATGCTGAAAGTGTAGACATTGTTTTGTTTTTAATGGCAGTTGATAAACCAGATCAAAAGATTATTAATTCGGTTCAGAGCGCTGTAAAATGGTTTCAGGATTCTAAAATTTACAACACTAGGGTTGAAAGTTTCAAAGCCCCTGAAATGGATTCGAAATATAAAAAGATCACAAACGATGTACGTGTAGTAACAGATACGACAGCACCGCCAATCTGGACGCGTTATTATGAATTAAAAACACACAGACCTTTATTTTCTGACCGTAACAGCGAAATATTATATTCACTCGCAGAAGTAAGCCGTGAAAGACGAAGTGGTTATGCCTGGTATACGGACAGACCGGAAAAGGCTTTGAAAAAATATCCGGCATGGCAGAAAAAATGGGCGCCTGATGTGAATGTTTTGAAGGAGTAA
- a CDS encoding glycoside hydrolase family 28 protein codes for MKTNPIHLLCIAVTMLTTGLCSTAFAQKSSYDTYKNIEFKMAKVKEPVIPKNSVNIKDFGAVNGGYVLNTKAFADAIEAVSKKGGGKVIIPPGIWLTGPIILKSNLELHAETGALIKFSTDKSLYPIIETSFEGLNTWRCISPIYGKNLENIAFTGNGVWDGSGEAWRQVKKSKLTDDQWKKLVASGGVLNEKKDSWYPSEQYLKGAKGADQNVRHDLKTKEDFEAVHDFLRPVLVSIQNSKKVMFDGPVFQNSPAWNLHPLLIEDLIVRNVTVRNPWFSQNGDGLDVESCKNVIIENSSFDVGDDAICIKSGKDKDGRDRGVACENIIVKNNIVYHGHGGVTVGSEMSGGVKNLHVSNCTFMGTDVGLRFKSTRGRGGVVENVYISDVFMTDIPSQAISFDLYYGGKSIAETLAEGGNTVSTKAVPVNEETPQFKNILIKNVTIKGAQQAVFLQGLPEMNLENIEISNLTAAAEKGFSIIDANGIKISNASLDIKNTNVFEIYNVKNMSLNNVDFNSVSPKAVNINGDGNANIELVSSKKTDFSKTTTLGSNVPKGAVKF; via the coding sequence ATGAAAACTAACCCAATCCACCTTTTATGTATTGCCGTGACCATGCTTACGACCGGTTTATGCAGTACAGCTTTTGCACAGAAGTCTTCTTATGACACGTATAAAAACATTGAGTTTAAAATGGCAAAAGTAAAAGAACCTGTAATTCCTAAAAACAGCGTTAATATAAAAGATTTTGGTGCCGTAAATGGCGGTTATGTTTTAAATACTAAGGCTTTCGCCGATGCTATAGAAGCGGTTTCAAAAAAAGGAGGCGGAAAAGTGATCATTCCGCCGGGAATCTGGCTTACAGGTCCAATCATCTTAAAAAGTAATCTTGAACTTCATGCCGAAACCGGGGCTTTGATTAAATTTTCGACAGATAAATCCCTTTACCCAATTATTGAGACCAGTTTTGAAGGTTTAAACACCTGGCGATGCATCTCTCCTATTTACGGCAAAAACCTAGAAAACATTGCTTTTACAGGAAATGGTGTCTGGGATGGTTCCGGTGAAGCCTGGAGACAGGTTAAGAAAAGTAAACTAACTGATGATCAATGGAAAAAACTGGTGGCTTCGGGCGGTGTTTTAAATGAAAAGAAAGACAGCTGGTATCCATCTGAACAATATTTAAAAGGCGCAAAAGGGGCAGACCAAAATGTGCGTCATGATTTAAAAACAAAAGAAGATTTTGAAGCGGTTCATGATTTCCTTCGTCCGGTTTTGGTTAGCATTCAGAATAGTAAAAAGGTGATGTTTGACGGTCCTGTTTTTCAAAATTCGCCTGCATGGAATCTTCATCCTTTATTAATTGAAGATTTAATTGTGCGAAATGTAACGGTTAGAAATCCGTGGTTTTCTCAAAACGGTGACGGACTTGATGTTGAATCCTGCAAAAATGTTATCATTGAAAATTCCAGTTTTGATGTGGGTGACGACGCAATCTGCATTAAATCAGGTAAAGATAAGGATGGACGTGACAGAGGTGTGGCCTGCGAAAATATCATTGTAAAAAATAATATTGTATATCATGGCCATGGCGGTGTAACAGTTGGAAGCGAAATGTCAGGCGGTGTAAAAAACCTGCATGTTTCAAATTGTACTTTTATGGGAACTGATGTTGGACTTCGTTTTAAAAGTACACGAGGACGCGGCGGTGTTGTGGAAAACGTATATATTTCGGATGTTTTTATGACAGATATTCCCTCTCAGGCAATTTCTTTTGATTTGTATTACGGCGGGAAATCGATTGCTGAAACTCTGGCAGAAGGCGGAAATACAGTAAGCACAAAAGCAGTTCCGGTAAACGAAGAAACACCTCAGTTTAAAAATATTTTAATTAAAAATGTTACAATTAAAGGTGCACAGCAGGCTGTATTTTTACAAGGCCTTCCTGAAATGAATCTGGAAAACATTGAAATCTCGAACTTAACTGCAGCGGCAGAAAAAGGTTTTTCGATTATTGATGCAAACGGAATTAAAATCAGTAATGCGAGTCTTGACATTAAAAACACAAATGTTTTCGAAATTTACAATGTAAAAAACATGTCTCTGAATAATGTAGATTTTAATTCGGTTTCTCCTAAAGCGGTTAATATCAACGGTGACGGCAACGCGAATATCGAATTGGTATCTTCTAAAAAAACTGATTTTTCTAAAACAACGACGCTTGGCAGCAATGTTCCAAAGGGCGCTGTAAAATTCTAA
- a CDS encoding L-rhamnose mutarotase produces MRLIPFNKLLIVFLMLFAISANAAEIWVSPKGNDKNTGTKENPLATVHMAMRKARELRRLKDPSVKDGIRIIVMNGTYYLNEPLFVRPEDSGTAESPTTIEADVNAKPIISGGVEIKNWTKSTTVINGLKKGTVWVADAPKKAGSIIDYRQLWVNGKKAVRAKNTAGTTMERILSWNHEEQTCWIPFKDKSVKFEPGMEMFIVQWWSNANLRIKNIEVKKDSAKLSFEEPESRIQSEHPWPAPWISKNNGNSAYFLNNAFSLLNEPGEWYLDKKNAKIYYIPRAGEEINSVTVTAPVLENLVEVKGTIDSPVHHFRFKGISFQYSNWLRPSQQGHVPLQSGLYLLDAYKLKQPGTPNQANLENQAWVGRPRAAVEVNYSNNIQFESCRFEHLASTGLDLNKGTNHNTVKGNLFKDIGGSAINVGIFSEEAFEAHLPLIIKDEREMCSDEVIADNLITNVTNEDWGTLGISAGFVRNITIEHNEISDVSYSGMAMGWGWTHTPNVMQNNKILKNKIHHYAKHLHDVAGIYTLSAQPGSRIEENYIDKVYNSPYAHDPFLWLYLYTDEGSEGFTIKNNWIAEKKILKNHNGPKGNIWEHNDPYVSTKIKDAAGIRAPYKDLEKEVVIDEKWGLQEMPKPYAIELIGSDFDIEKIKSTLVGFRIVGQELYQWKNHLVIYGKMNQPERTKRKLAGAFPSLEIKIYEDLVYDFQNFERCKDSKPASDWENVVLTANLPADEKLQKEYVEYHKTQFEKWPEVAKGFCNADFQQLQVFKKDRQLILVISIPKGENLDKLNPKTTQNNPRVDDWNALMKKYQSGIDGTKPDETWIFLNKVNVEEKK; encoded by the coding sequence ATGCGATTAATTCCTTTCAACAAATTACTGATCGTCTTTTTAATGCTGTTTGCAATTTCGGCAAATGCAGCAGAAATCTGGGTTTCTCCAAAAGGGAACGACAAAAACACAGGAACAAAAGAGAATCCGCTGGCAACGGTTCATATGGCGATGAGAAAAGCCCGAGAACTTCGTCGTTTAAAAGACCCTTCTGTAAAAGACGGTATTCGTATCATTGTCATGAACGGAACGTATTATTTAAACGAACCTTTATTCGTAAGACCTGAAGATTCCGGAACAGCAGAAAGTCCTACTACAATTGAAGCCGATGTGAATGCTAAACCTATTATCAGCGGCGGTGTTGAAATTAAAAACTGGACAAAATCGACAACTGTTATCAACGGACTTAAAAAAGGCACGGTCTGGGTGGCCGATGCTCCAAAAAAAGCCGGAAGCATTATCGATTACAGACAATTATGGGTAAATGGTAAAAAAGCCGTAAGAGCCAAAAATACTGCTGGAACCACAATGGAACGCATTCTGTCTTGGAATCACGAAGAACAAACCTGCTGGATTCCGTTTAAGGATAAATCCGTTAAGTTCGAACCGGGAATGGAAATGTTTATTGTACAATGGTGGTCAAATGCCAACCTGCGTATCAAAAATATTGAAGTAAAAAAAGACAGTGCAAAGCTTTCTTTTGAAGAACCGGAAAGCCGTATTCAAAGCGAGCATCCGTGGCCGGCACCGTGGATTTCTAAAAACAACGGAAATTCGGCTTATTTTTTAAACAATGCATTTTCACTTTTAAACGAGCCCGGAGAATGGTATTTAGACAAGAAAAATGCTAAAATCTATTACATTCCAAGAGCTGGTGAAGAAATTAATTCGGTTACCGTTACCGCTCCGGTTTTAGAAAATTTAGTTGAAGTAAAAGGAACAATAGATTCTCCTGTGCATCATTTTAGATTTAAAGGAATTTCGTTTCAATACAGCAACTGGCTTCGTCCTTCGCAGCAAGGTCACGTGCCGCTGCAATCCGGTTTGTATTTATTAGACGCTTACAAATTGAAACAGCCGGGAACTCCAAATCAGGCAAATTTAGAAAATCAGGCTTGGGTAGGAAGACCTCGCGCCGCGGTTGAAGTAAATTATTCGAATAATATTCAGTTTGAATCCTGCCGTTTTGAGCATTTGGCTTCGACTGGTTTAGATTTAAATAAAGGAACAAATCACAATACCGTAAAAGGAAATTTATTTAAAGATATTGGTGGAAGTGCCATCAATGTTGGTATTTTTTCTGAAGAAGCTTTTGAAGCACATTTGCCTTTAATCATAAAAGATGAAAGAGAAATGTGCTCTGATGAAGTAATTGCCGATAATTTAATTACAAACGTTACCAATGAAGATTGGGGAACTCTGGGAATCAGCGCAGGTTTTGTTAGAAATATTACAATCGAGCACAACGAAATTTCAGATGTATCGTACTCCGGAATGGCAATGGGATGGGGTTGGACGCACACGCCAAACGTGATGCAGAACAACAAAATCCTGAAAAATAAAATTCACCATTACGCCAAACATTTACATGATGTAGCGGGAATCTATACGCTTTCTGCACAGCCTGGAAGCCGAATTGAAGAAAACTATATTGATAAAGTTTACAACAGTCCGTATGCGCACGATCCGTTTTTATGGTTGTATTTGTATACCGATGAAGGTTCTGAAGGTTTTACAATTAAAAACAACTGGATTGCCGAAAAGAAAATCCTGAAAAACCATAACGGTCCAAAAGGAAATATCTGGGAACACAACGATCCTTACGTAAGCACAAAAATCAAAGATGCTGCCGGAATTAGAGCGCCGTACAAAGATTTGGAAAAAGAAGTTGTAATCGATGAAAAATGGGGATTGCAGGAAATGCCAAAACCATACGCAATCGAATTGATAGGTTCTGATTTTGACATCGAAAAAATCAAATCGACTTTAGTTGGATTTAGAATCGTGGGTCAGGAATTGTACCAATGGAAAAATCATTTGGTGATTTACGGAAAAATGAATCAGCCGGAAAGAACTAAGCGAAAACTGGCGGGTGCTTTTCCTTCTTTAGAAATTAAAATTTATGAAGATCTGGTTTACGATTTCCAAAACTTCGAAAGATGTAAAGATTCAAAACCGGCATCAGATTGGGAAAATGTGGTTTTAACTGCGAATCTTCCTGCTGATGAAAAACTGCAAAAAGAATATGTAGAGTATCACAAAACGCAATTCGAGAAATGGCCGGAAGTAGCAAAAGGTTTCTGTAATGCCGATTTCCAACAATTGCAAGTCTTTAAAAAAGACCGCCAATTGATCTTGGTAATCAGTATTCCGAAAGGGGAAAATCTGGATAAGCTAAACCCTAAAACAACACAAAACAATCCGCGTGTAGACGATTGGAATGCTTTAATGAAAAAATACCAAAGCGGCATCGATGGTACAAAACCTGATGAAACGTGGATTTTCTTGAATAAAGTGAATGTAGAAGAGAAGAAATAA
- a CDS encoding Gfo/Idh/MocA family protein, translated as MLKIAILGLGEGRSTMSAALESSKLELVKVCDRNEEICKQRAKEFDFHSYTTNYDDLLNDASIDIIAIYTPDHLHAQHVKQALLHGKHVVCTKPFIDDLSDAKELLDLSKSTGKKVFIGQSSRFFEPAKRQRADYEAGLIGDLITIEAQYHADHRWFLKKEWSLLQSFKWLYGGLSHPVDFIRWYLPNIQEVMGYGMISANGQSAGLKNEDTMHFIFKATDGRIARVSGVYTSPTQPAQRDSGMSTILRATEGASQADYHELRYAVTDKTGEEKVITWGDSTLKYYFRFEGQSHHGGEYQNYLEYFVDSIEQGFEAYPNMEEGIGTVALLKAMDKSLQTGMPVKIADILNEYGL; from the coding sequence ATGTTAAAAATAGCCATTCTGGGACTTGGAGAAGGACGAAGCACAATGTCGGCGGCTTTAGAAAGTTCAAAATTAGAACTTGTAAAAGTGTGCGACAGAAATGAAGAAATCTGCAAGCAGCGAGCAAAAGAATTCGATTTTCATTCGTACACAACCAATTACGATGATTTACTAAACGATGCATCAATTGATATTATCGCGATTTATACGCCAGATCATTTGCATGCACAACACGTAAAACAAGCTTTATTGCATGGAAAACATGTGGTTTGTACAAAACCTTTTATAGATGATCTTTCGGATGCGAAAGAGCTTTTAGATTTAAGTAAATCAACAGGAAAAAAGGTTTTTATTGGGCAGAGTTCACGTTTTTTCGAACCAGCAAAAAGACAAAGAGCCGATTATGAAGCAGGATTAATTGGAGATTTAATTACCATTGAAGCACAATATCATGCTGATCATAGATGGTTTTTAAAGAAAGAATGGTCTTTATTGCAATCCTTTAAATGGTTGTACGGAGGTTTGAGCCATCCTGTAGATTTCATCAGATGGTATTTGCCAAACATTCAGGAAGTAATGGGTTACGGAATGATCAGTGCAAATGGACAATCAGCTGGATTGAAAAATGAAGATACAATGCACTTTATCTTCAAAGCAACTGACGGAAGAATTGCACGTGTAAGCGGTGTGTATACGTCACCGACTCAGCCAGCGCAGCGCGACAGTGGCATGAGTACCATTTTAAGAGCAACAGAAGGAGCAAGCCAGGCAGATTATCACGAATTGCGTTATGCGGTTACCGATAAAACTGGCGAAGAAAAAGTAATTACTTGGGGTGATAGCACTTTAAAATATTATTTTCGTTTTGAAGGACAAAGTCATCATGGCGGCGAATATCAGAACTATTTAGAATACTTTGTAGATAGTATCGAACAAGGTTTCGAAGCGTATCCAAACATGGAAGAAGGAATTGGAACCGTAGCTTTATTAAAAGCAATGGACAAATCGCTGCAAACTGGAATGCCGGTTAAAATTGCCGATATTCTTAACGAATACGGACTATGA
- a CDS encoding sodium:solute symporter, translating into MNSIYDKLTTLDFVIVAGYLVALLIIGYVVSVKQRKKDETLFLAGNSLNWYSIGFNMWGTNVGPSSLLAFASIGYATGIVAGNFEWYAFVFLLLLAMVFAPRYIASKVSTMPEYMGKRYGDSTQNILAWYALVKILVSWLSLGLFSGGVLVRQILGIPMWQSVTVLVIFSGIFTFAGGLKAIAKVNVFQMILLIVVSLTLSYLGLQKVGGIEALAAKTPSNFWNLVRPSDDASYPWPAILLGYPVAAVAFFCTDQSMVQSVLGAKNLEQGQLGVNFIGWLKVMALPLFILPGILCYALYPELGSNSDLAYMTMVTNLFPSGMNGLVICVMIAVLVGTIGSSLNALSTVFTNDIYVKKINPTATIKDQIKIGRLTIAAGCVFAILIAVAIDNIKGQNLFNIFQAVLGFLAPSLSVVFLLSVFWKRTTKKAVNATLSWGSAFSLFVGVLYLWIFPADKYPVWPHFLLISFYIFAVLLIAAVIISLVDKNPEVNVSDETDIPKTSKQVKLLFGLLGLVILALYLVFNGN; encoded by the coding sequence ATGAACAGTATCTACGATAAATTAACGACACTTGATTTTGTAATTGTGGCTGGTTATTTGGTCGCATTATTAATCATTGGTTATGTGGTAAGTGTCAAGCAGAGAAAGAAAGACGAAACGCTTTTCCTGGCTGGAAATTCATTAAACTGGTACAGCATCGGGTTTAATATGTGGGGAACCAATGTTGGTCCGTCGTCTTTATTAGCCTTTGCCAGTATTGGTTACGCAACGGGAATCGTAGCAGGAAATTTCGAATGGTACGCCTTTGTTTTTTTACTGCTTTTGGCGATGGTTTTTGCACCGCGTTATATTGCGAGTAAAGTAAGTACAATGCCCGAATATATGGGAAAACGCTACGGCGACAGTACCCAAAACATTTTAGCTTGGTACGCTTTGGTAAAAATCTTGGTTAGCTGGCTTTCTTTAGGACTATTCAGCGGAGGCGTTTTAGTGCGTCAGATTCTGGGAATTCCAATGTGGCAGAGTGTTACTGTTTTAGTGATTTTCTCTGGAATTTTCACTTTTGCAGGAGGATTAAAAGCGATTGCCAAAGTTAATGTTTTTCAGATGATTCTGCTGATTGTAGTTTCATTAACGCTTTCATATTTAGGATTGCAAAAAGTAGGCGGAATCGAAGCTTTAGCAGCAAAAACACCATCTAATTTTTGGAATTTAGTTCGTCCTTCTGATGATGCAAGTTATCCGTGGCCAGCTATTTTATTAGGATATCCAGTTGCTGCAGTTGCTTTTTTCTGTACCGATCAATCGATGGTGCAGAGCGTTCTGGGAGCGAAAAACTTAGAACAAGGACAACTTGGGGTTAACTTTATTGGATGGTTGAAAGTAATGGCGCTTCCGTTATTTATTTTACCTGGAATTTTATGTTACGCTTTATATCCGGAATTAGGAAGCAACTCCGATTTGGCTTATATGACAATGGTTACAAACCTTTTCCCAAGCGGAATGAACGGATTGGTAATTTGTGTAATGATTGCCGTTTTGGTAGGAACAATTGGTTCTTCGCTGAATGCTTTGAGTACCGTTTTTACAAATGATATTTATGTAAAGAAAATCAATCCGACAGCGACTATTAAAGATCAAATAAAAATTGGTCGTTTAACGATTGCAGCAGGATGTGTATTTGCGATCTTGATTGCCGTTGCGATTGACAATATCAAAGGACAGAATTTATTCAACATTTTTCAGGCGGTTTTAGGTTTCTTGGCGCCTTCGTTATCTGTTGTTTTCCTTTTGAGTGTTTTCTGGAAACGTACCACTAAAAAAGCCGTAAATGCAACGCTTTCTTGGGGTTCTGCTTTTAGCTTATTTGTTGGAGTTTTATATTTATGGATTTTCCCAGCCGACAAATACCCGGTTTGGCCTCACTTTTTATTGATTTCGTTTTACATTTTTGCTGTGCTTTTAATTGCTGCAGTGATTATTTCTTTAGTGGATAAAAATCCAGAGGTTAATGTTTCAGATGAAACTGATATTCCTAAAACTAGTAAGCAAGTGAAGTTGTTGTTTGGATTGCTAGGATTGGTGATTTTGGCTTTGTATTTGGTTTTTAATGGGAATTAA
- a CDS encoding helix-turn-helix transcriptional regulator produces MSKPKLNRIKIVLIENNRKSKDLANHLGKTVATVSRWCTNEAQPSIETLYEISKYLKVDIRELLVSTSNK; encoded by the coding sequence GTGTCGAAACCCAAGTTAAATAGAATAAAGATTGTTTTAATTGAAAACAATAGAAAAAGTAAAGATTTAGCCAATCATTTAGGTAAAACGGTAGCAACTGTTTCGCGTTGGTGTACCAATGAAGCTCAACCTTCTATTGAAACGCTTTATGAGATTTCTAAATATTTAAAGGTTGATATTCGGGAATTGTTGGTTTCTACTTCAAATAAATAA
- a CDS encoding SymE family type I addiction module toxin, with the protein MKQSAKRQLKIHRKYISRSYSRYVIFPEIRLCGKWLQEIGFTCDKFVTVQHQQNKIVITVNNEIDIK; encoded by the coding sequence ATGAAACAATCAGCAAAAAGACAATTAAAAATTCATAGAAAATACATTTCAAGATCGTATAGTCGTTATGTTATATTTCCTGAAATTCGTCTTTGCGGAAAATGGCTTCAGGAAATTGGTTTTACTTGCGATAAATTTGTAACGGTTCAGCATCAGCAGAATAAGATCGTGATCACAGTAAATAATGAAATTGATATAAAGTAA
- a CDS encoding phosphatidylserine decarboxylase family protein, producing METTTFIKAKQLLGSWLPQDPQIIENWISKIKEFTKKNPTPFIPEIVEFQNLVYSDSVLYANVQGMFAEAHFLKKRTPLLWEPEPMTFEDFLVLLNGIMQTAPEAYQTGAPGNQTPAGMIGFPINALLAWPMATNFGYDVFSNALVNQQLKKILNYWSKFLVSEDSRYVLIENDPSENVIAWLSELAQSEMMQVAQGALGLEPNPIPADATFSDVFQSDPSDPYYGFKSWDDFFTRLFCPGVRPVTAPNDDSIITNACESAPLQVAKNVALSDQFWLKGQPYSLENMMNFDELAPQFAGGTVYQAFLSALSYHRWHSPVNGRIVKTEIVNGTYYLENLYQGFYNPDGPDSSAPNNSQPFLTAVATRALIFIEADNPAIGLMCVIPVGMAEVSSCQITVKAGDIVKKGDELGMFHFGGSTHCLLFRPGVNLDFTYYENLGLDAPNNIRVNTQIARVV from the coding sequence ATGGAAACAACTACATTTATCAAAGCGAAACAATTATTGGGAAGCTGGTTACCTCAGGACCCGCAAATTATTGAAAACTGGATATCAAAAATAAAAGAGTTTACCAAAAAAAATCCAACACCGTTCATTCCTGAAATTGTTGAATTTCAAAACCTTGTGTATTCAGACTCTGTTTTATATGCAAATGTGCAGGGAATGTTTGCCGAAGCTCATTTCTTAAAAAAAAGAACGCCCTTACTTTGGGAACCGGAACCTATGACTTTTGAAGATTTCCTTGTTTTACTCAACGGAATCATGCAAACTGCTCCAGAAGCTTATCAAACGGGTGCTCCCGGAAATCAAACACCTGCAGGCATGATTGGTTTTCCTATTAATGCTCTTTTAGCCTGGCCAATGGCAACCAATTTTGGATATGATGTTTTTTCAAACGCATTGGTTAATCAGCAGTTGAAGAAGATATTAAACTACTGGTCTAAATTTTTGGTTTCTGAGGATTCCAGATATGTTTTGATAGAAAATGATCCTTCAGAAAACGTAATTGCATGGTTGAGCGAATTAGCACAATCTGAAATGATGCAGGTTGCTCAAGGAGCTTTAGGTTTAGAACCAAATCCTATTCCTGCTGATGCTACATTCTCTGATGTTTTTCAGTCTGATCCTTCAGATCCCTATTATGGATTTAAAAGCTGGGATGATTTTTTTACCAGATTGTTTTGCCCAGGTGTGCGTCCTGTAACTGCACCTAATGACGATTCGATTATTACAAACGCTTGTGAGTCGGCACCATTGCAAGTGGCTAAAAATGTGGCTTTGTCAGATCAATTTTGGTTGAAAGGACAGCCGTATTCATTAGAAAACATGATGAATTTTGATGAATTAGCGCCTCAGTTTGCTGGAGGAACAGTTTATCAGGCCTTTTTGAGTGCTTTGAGCTATCATCGCTGGCATAGTCCTGTAAACGGCAGAATCGTAAAAACGGAAATTGTAAACGGTACTTATTATTTAGAAAATCTATATCAGGGTTTCTACAATCCAGATGGACCCGATTCGAGTGCGCCTAACAATTCTCAGCCTTTTTTAACAGCTGTTGCCACCAGAGCGCTTATATTTATTGAGGCAGATAATCCTGCAATTGGACTGATGTGTGTAATTCCTGTGGGTATGGCAGAGGTTTCAAGCTGTCAAATAACTGTAAAAGCCGGCGACATTGTAAAAAAAGGCGACGAACTGGGAATGTTCCATTTTGGAGGTTCAACACACTGCCTTCTTTTTAGGCCGGGTGTTAATTTAGATTTCACCTATTATGAAAACCTAGGTTTGGATGCTCCTAATAATATTCGTGTAAACACACAAATAGCAAGAGTGGTTTAG